From one Pseudobdellovibrionaceae bacterium genomic stretch:
- a CDS encoding A/G-specific adenine glycosylase, whose translation MKKPARQSLLNWYQDNRRPLPWRENPNPYSIWLSETMLQQTTIQVVIPYYEKFLALFPRIETLACAQESKVLKAWAGLGYYSRARNLHRAAKALHQLGYFPQTYGELLKLPGFGPYTSRAVSSIAFGERVGVLDGNVIRLLSRYHGKDVEWWKPAGRQVLQDLADKVVLDFPPGDMNQAMMDLGSTICSKTRPLCALCPLHRSCLGLKQDLVAQLPRKKPRKAKEVWVWEPEVWLRNNKVALHWNESQVPFLKKRWLLPGIARQLKQKPTAFVFRHSITHHDIYVTPVRKKGRRPDKDWQWVPVRDIAEWIPASLVKKTLHHSDIHV comes from the coding sequence ATGAAGAAACCAGCGCGCCAAAGTCTTTTAAATTGGTATCAGGATAACCGGCGGCCACTCCCCTGGAGAGAAAACCCCAATCCCTACTCCATTTGGCTCAGTGAGACCATGCTCCAGCAGACCACTATCCAAGTGGTCATCCCCTACTACGAAAAATTTCTCGCCTTGTTTCCACGGATTGAGACCCTTGCCTGCGCACAGGAATCGAAAGTCTTAAAGGCCTGGGCCGGACTTGGCTACTACAGTCGTGCGCGCAACCTTCATCGAGCGGCCAAGGCCCTGCACCAGTTGGGATATTTTCCACAAACCTACGGTGAGCTTCTCAAGCTTCCCGGCTTTGGACCCTACACCTCAAGGGCTGTGAGTAGCATCGCCTTTGGTGAAAGGGTGGGGGTTTTAGATGGCAATGTCATCCGACTCTTGAGCCGCTATCACGGAAAAGATGTGGAATGGTGGAAGCCCGCTGGACGACAGGTTCTTCAAGATCTGGCAGACAAAGTGGTCCTGGACTTTCCGCCGGGTGATATGAATCAAGCGATGATGGATTTGGGTTCTACCATCTGCTCCAAGACAAGACCCCTCTGCGCCCTGTGTCCCTTGCACCGCAGTTGCCTGGGATTAAAACAGGACCTTGTAGCTCAGCTTCCACGCAAAAAGCCACGAAAGGCGAAGGAGGTCTGGGTCTGGGAACCTGAGGTGTGGCTGCGCAACAATAAAGTGGCACTCCACTGGAATGAAAGCCAAGTTCCCTTTCTCAAAAAGCGTTGGCTTTTGCCCGGAATAGCTCGGCAACTCAAACAGAAACCCACGGCATTTGTGTTTCGGCACAGCATCACCCATCACGACATTTACGTGACTCCAGTACGGAAGAAGGGACGGCGTCCAGACAAAGACTGGCAATGGGTCCCGGTGCGAGACATCGCCGAGTGGATTCCTGCTTCTTTGGTTAAAAAGACTCTCCATCATTCCGATATTCATGTGTAA